A stretch of Phragmites australis chromosome 12, lpPhrAust1.1, whole genome shotgun sequence DNA encodes these proteins:
- the LOC133886722 gene encoding protein TONNEAU 1a-like has product MDDYAREMMELKTLVTRTLEKKGVLAKIRAELRASVFEAIEEEDRVVENDDGGNPALLGSCNDRAKQLHASPSGRLLTALVCEYLEWAQLSHTMKVYLPECNLPKDFWKNELKDFSNKSGAEGSRSAESGPMLLDVLEGYLKYENLSQTRMGGRRMISSESDPALNAEHRNMRRPPSSSVGSLPPMGRPISSSQTSDRRGGSSASNMRKDEYNWRYDADDISEEVLRASTALENIQLDRKSRNLPTSWRHSGDGAE; this is encoded by the exons ATGGACGACTACGCGCGGGAGATGATGGAGCTCAAGACGCTCGTCACCCGCACCCTAGAGAAGAAGGGTGTCCTCGCCAAGATTAGG GCTGAGCTGAGAGCAAGTGTGTTTGAGGCCATAGAGGAGGAGGATCGTGTGGTAGAGAATGACGATGGTGGAAATCCAGCTTTGCTTGGTAGCTGCAATGACAGAGCTAagcaattgcatgcttcaccttCAG GTAGGTTATTAACAGCACTTGTATGTGAATACTTGGAGTGGGCCCAGCTAAGTCATACAATGAAAGTTTACTTGCCAGAATGTAATCTG CCCAAGGATTTTTGGAAGAATGAACTGAAGGATTTTTCTAACAAAAGTGGAGCTGAAGGGAGCAGGAGTGCTGAAAGTGGTCCCATGCTTTTAGATGTTCTCGAAGGATATCTGAAATATGAG AATTTGTCTCAAACAAGGATGGGTGGTAGGAGAATGATCTCTTCTGAGTCTGATCCAGCACTAAATGCTGAACATCGGAACATGAGGAGGCCACCATCATCTTCAGTTGGGAGTCTGCCTCCTATGGGAAG GCCAATCTCATCATCTCAGACATCAG ACCGAAGAGGGGGATCGTCAGCTTCAAATATGAGGAAAGATGAGTACAACTGGAGATATGATGCCGATGATATATCTGAAGAGGTACTCCGGGCATCAACTGCTCTAGAAAACATCCAACTAGATCGGAAATCTCGCAATCTGCCAACGTCCTGGAG GCATTCAGGAGATGGTGCCGAGTAA
- the LOC133886723 gene encoding NEDD8-specific protease 1-like — MASTGDEYGESEERVLSHGDVVLIRSDLAILRGPRFINDRIIAFYFAHLSSVDDLLLLPPSIPYLLANLPDPASVADPLRLASRRLVLLPVNDNPDVSLPEGGSHWTLLVLDNTNPCGPRFVHHDSLRGAPNLPVARRLADALRPLLLSSSRTVPLVEGPTPRQPNGYDCGVYVMAVARAICAWWTNGRGGGGSGDCDWFEAVRREVNAESVKAMRTDLLQLITRLIQDKNKAKSRQTLTD, encoded by the coding sequence ATGGCCTCCACCGGCGACGAGTACGGCGAATCGGAGGAGAGAGTTCTGAGCCACGGTGACGTGGTACTCATACGCTCCGACCTCGCCATCCTCCGCGGGCCCCGATTCATCAACGACCGCATCATCGCCTTCTACTTCGCCCACCTCTCATCCGTCGACGACCTCCTGCTGCTCCCGCCCTCCATCCCCTACCTCCTCGCCAACCTCCCTGACCCCGCCTCCGTCGCCGACCCGCTTCGCCTGGCCTCCCGCCGCCTCGTGCTGCTCCCCGTCAACGACAACCCCGACGTCTCCCTGCCCGAGGGCGGCTCCCACTGGACCCTCCTCGTCCTCGACAACACCAACCCCTGCGGTCCCCGCTTCGTCCACCACGACAGCCTCCGCGGCGCACCCAACCTCCCCGTCGCGCGCCGCCTCGCCGACGCGCTCCGCCCCCTGCTCCTTTCGAGTTCGAGGACGGTCCCGCTCGTCGAGGGGCCCACCCCGAGGCAACCCAACGGCTACGACTGCGGCGTCTACGTCATGGCGGTCGCCAGGGCCATCTGCGCCTGGTGGACCAACGGGCGTGGAGGGGGAGGAAGCGGCGATTGCGATTGGTTTGAGGCGGTGAGGAGGGAGGTGAACGCTGAGAGCGTCAAGGCCATGAGGACCGACCTGCTGCAACTAATCACTCGCCTCATCCAAGACAAGAACAAGGCCAAGTCAAGACAAACACTGACTGACTGA